The genomic interval CGACTCTCCGggtaacgaatgaaaagagaaatgaagaatgaatgaaaatggaacACAAGTGCTGTACAAGGTATCCGCGTTTCCCATTCAATCTATACGTGGGTACGTATATGACGAgactcttctcttcttctactACTACTTCTACTTACTCTTATTCTTCCGCTTCTCGGAGCTCGTTAACGGATGCTATTCGATCGGACGAAACTTAAGATCACATAGCCTCACCTTCGAACACTCGTCACACCGAAGTTTCGGAAAGCTCGAATTCATTTTAAATTCTGCCGCGGATAAGGAgtacatttttcgaacgttGTATAGGGTGAGTCATGCCAAACTccgagaaggaaaaatatagCATGCTCAACGAATGAGGAGGGGGCGAGTGGAGGTCAGGTGCACGTCTGTCAAATCAAGCTCCTCCCAATCTCGGAGTTTGGAAGAAATCACCCCGCGTCCGGTGCGATTATTACATACGTGATgtaaatttgtcaatttttaaagaaaattctgaattctcAGGATTAATGAAATCGATGGTATCGCGAAGCGCACTTCAATGGTATCGGGATCTGGAGCAGCAGATTTTTCCGAAGACTTGTCGAGATTGAAATAAGACAAGCGAGTTGAGAGAGAAGGTGGAAAATAGAGTCGATAGAAAATAGAGGTGAACACCGGGCATGTAGCTCGTTCAAAATCCACTTGACATCCGGGTATAATACATGGAATAGCTGCAGAGTCTTAAAGATTTTTCCTAAGCGATAAAATGAGTGTAGTGAAAAATGTGGAGTCAGGTATCGATCGGGACTTATCTAAAGCTGGAGATCCTTTTGTATCGAGCTTATCCTAACTATCGGATACTAGAAAGTGGAGAGAGACGCgcgggaaagagagaaagaaaaaattcctacGAGGTATccgttaattttgaaaataactcCGCCTCGAGTTCGCGCGTGCTAAGAATTTATCATGCACCGCACCCGTGGCGACCATCCTTCTACGTTCTGTCAGTCTtcgtcgaaaattattcgagagagaaaaaatgaaacgaagtgTGGTAGATAAAGGTATTAAGTTTGTGACTTTTCAGAATCAGtgtttggcaaaaaaaaaaaaaagacgcggGTATCTCCTGGCGACCCTATCCGGAAAAGccatcgtaaaaaaaaaaggagaagaggatgaaaaagaacttcgaaaaaaagaaaaaggctcGTATCGAGATTACCGTGTCACGTGAACCACCTGATCTCAAAAGCCTCTGATCTGCCACGGAGTCGAATGAAAAGGAGGAAggagataaagagaaaaaaaatttatggaacgTGACGAGCTGTTTTGAAATGCAACGAAAaatgtattcaattttttatacacctgTATTTTTCCACTGATGTTGGTTTCACCTCAAAGAGCgatgaaacggagaaaaaaaaaaaaaattaacattagTCTGCGAAGTATGCCGGAGAGGCTTCACCGCGTTATACGGTAAACCTCGTCGTGCATAAACGACGAATtccaataaataaatcattggaATAAAAGTATATGAAAGCATACGCGCTCGATGCAGACTGGACCCGTTTCTACGAGATATTATGTGTGTGTACCCGTACGTcgtcgcgtacaaaatgtctCCTGtaataaaatggattttattcattcctttgAAGTATAAACGTCAAATTTTGTACGTACTGGCGAAACTGCTTCAAAAATTATGGGAATTCACCGTTCGttcgtgaaagagaaaagaagaggaaaagagaaaaaaaaaaatatacgattaTTATCCATGTATAGATGCTAACCGCTCACTTTACGACACggcaaaaaaaggaatattgaaatgaaacaCCAATCGTTACACAGACGTCCAAAAGTACGCATTATACCAGTTATAcgtgtaatgaaattttcaaaccttgCACagtttcgttgttgttgttgttgtttttttttttttttttgttttttctcatgaAAGTCAGACTTGTTTATCGCATACTTTTGGCAAGGACAACGAGACGTTTTCGTCGTTGGACAGAAAACTATTTTACTCGATCCCATTACAATGATATATTACAACGTGTATCCGAGATGACGTTATCGGTTGGTTGAAAATTCAAGGGATACGAGAGGAGACGGCTTATTACGGTACAGGGGAAGGTTGAATCCCGATCTGAGATGAACTTTGATCGAAAAGATAAGCGAGATTTCTAGCTTCAGTCTACACTACCTTTTGATTGTAGAACCAGAGAATGTAGTCCGGTGGTTCGGGACTCAATTCGACGACACACGTCAGATTTAAAGTGCTCCCAGCGTCCACGTAGAGATCTGGAGCACTCAAAATTTTCGCCGTTGGAACTGCAAAGATATAAATCGTTGGCGGaagcgataaaagaaaaaaatgggacgaaaaaaatgtcgcggaatagaaaacgaaggaaaaaaaggcgagCACTCCGTTCCTATACAAAAGTCGGGAGCAGAGGCAATGTTATTCGAGGTGTGGACCGCGGCCTCGCAGGATTAACGTTATACCTCGTAAAAAGTTTGAAGTGCGAGaattctatatatatgtatacaatacatatatcatCCGTATACAACGAAACTTTCAATGATTTAAcgtagaaatgaaataaaaagagaaactttTGGCGTATGCCGTAGAGGGAATACGCACAAGTTGCCCCGATACAAGTAAAGATCGCAGCATCTGTGCAACGGGGATAATTCTCGTTTACACCTACGTTATCGTTAACGAGCAATCAACCCACCGACGACGTTCAGACGAAAGGCGTGCGAGGTTACGGGCGCGGTGGACAACTGGCATTCGTACAAACCAGAGTCCCGTTCCTGAACCCATTTCACGCAGAGGGTCCATTCCGACCACACCTTACGGTTCGGCGAACCGGCGTCGGTCCCGACCACCTCCGCCCCTCGGATAGCCTGGAACCTCTGGTCACTCGTGTAAGTGTAACTCCCGGTTGTTAGAATGTGAATGTCCCGGTGCCTCACCCACGAAACCTACGTACCAGCGGGGGTTGTGGGACAAAGAATGGAATTCATTAGTCATAGGTGCCCGGCGCCTCCGAGCTGCGCCGCTAAATTCTTGAGTAACGATAATTTCGCGATATTCTATCCTTGTTGCCGGATAACATTAGAGTTTTGGTAACGTGCCAGGAAACATCTGCCAACATTTCCTGCACCACCAAGAAAACCACCGCCGAGTCTTCGGGTCCCTCGTGCCCTCTACCTGCCCCCCCCCACCGTCAACAAATCGTTACTCCCCACGTGCACAATCGCCGCTATCCattaccatatatatatatatataccacggCGGATGCAGATTGAACGTTTCAGCTGTCGAGATTTCGTAATATCgtggatatgaaattttccttCACAGGTGTGTAATGCCTGTGACCGACGCGggtaataattatcgtaaaGACAAAATGGGAtggttttttcaataatatttttaccccGACTTCTGACAGGGTTATTGGGTGGTACGAAGCGTGCCAGACGAGACAGGGTTAAGTAAAAGTGATGCTCGGTTAATTCCGGTGATATCCGACACGCGGTGGCGTTCGTTTCGAATTATTGCGTCGCTCGATCGCGGGGGGGGCGGTAGACGCGTAGAAATGACAATTGATTACAACGTCTCGTGTCCACGGTATTCGAAATTGTGCGCGTCGATCGTATCGACCGAACCCGACGGCGATCGAtagttttattataatttgagTAAGCTGAATATTCGCAGTCCGCAAGTTATCCGATTCTTTTGGAACTGGGTACGCCAATGCGGCGGACTCGCGGTCCGGTCAAAAGTGACTAGGAAAGATCGGTACAGCGTTGCGGAGGGTTGCATTACCATCCTGGCCGAAAGCCAACTTCGGTCCGAACTCTGAATTTCCGATAGGGAGATAAGGCAACGGCCCGAGGGAGGATACAGACGACACACCCCGTAGATAaacacccccccaccccccgcatCGCCGCgcggaaagaggaaaagggaaaagacgaaagagagatagagagagagagagagagagagagaaagggcgAAGCTTCCACCAGATTTACTAGTCGAAATTTCACTATCGCGATCCCCGCGTTTCATtctcgtatatacctataccgctacatatatgtatgtatccaTCGCGTATACCAGACGAGTATATATACCCCAAAGTGGATAAGCAATGGAGAAGCGTcgctaaaattttcatttcatttcgtaccCGTCATCCCTCCTCCCTTTCCACCCCCGTCCGTCCGTTGGTAAGTCTGTCTATTTGTCCTTTCTAGCATGTTTCAAAGCAACCCCTCCGGTGCGTTAACGTTTCACTGACTTTAATTAGTCGCGGCAGGCGAGCCTAGAATTTTAAGATATATAGTTACGTAA from Athalia rosae chromosome 1, iyAthRosa1.1, whole genome shotgun sequence carries:
- the LOC105690904 gene encoding carcinoembryonic antigen-related cell adhesion molecule 1-like isoform X4, with translation MVTNVTSPAGQTAYLTCRVKNLGNRTVSWVRHRDIHILTTGSYTYTSDQRFQAIRGAEVVGTDAGSPNRKVWSEWTLCVKWVQERDSGLYECQLSTAPVTSHAFRLNVVVPTAKILSAPDLYVDAGSTLNLTCVVELSPEPPDYILWFYNQKMLNYDSPSNGRFIYTAKGNDVTTSGLLIKSTDQEDSGEYSCRPSNAKTASVRVHVLNGERPEAMQTGGTTVPVLSLLLIILSSSSNGFS